A stretch of DNA from Streptococcus hyointestinalis:
AAGCATAAGGATGGGCAAAATAGACTTCCACACCTTTTAAGTCTGACAAGCTACTGAACTCTGAGCCATTGTCCGATGTGATAGAGCGAATAGGGTACTGTGATAGTAGGCTCTTAACAGCCCTATTGATAGTTTCTGCTTGTTTATTAGCCAGTTTTACAGCGATGGCAAATCGTGTTTGACGCTCTACTAGAGTCATGACAACAGCTTCCCCTTTGGTCTTCTTGCCAAGAACCAAATCAATCTCCCAATGTCCAAATTCAGAGCGATTAGTAATAGTTTCTGGACGTTCTTCAATGGATTTTCCTAAGATTTTCTTCGTGGCCTTAGGCCTTACTTTAGACCGTTTTCGGATGCACACCATCTTAGGTAAATCAATCGGTTTAACCCTCAACAGTCCGTCTTTGATGTAACGATACACTGTCTTGGTGGAAGGGATAACTTCCAGTGGATGTTTTTCTCGGTAAGTTTGAACAAAGCTATCGACACTGTGACAGCGAGTTTCGTTTTCAGGGCTTTCTCAGTTCCTTGAAGAAGGTCTGGGAGCAGTACGATAGTTTATGATAAGCACTTTTTCGACGATTGGTTTCATAAACACGTTGACCACTGGAAAGTAAGTGAGTAGATTCGTTCCCGTTCTTATCTTGAACCTGAGAAACACTTCCTCGTTTGATTTCACGACTGATGGTTGAGCGATGACGCCCAAGCAGACGAGCAATCTCAGAGGGGTTCTTACCCATCTTGAGATAGGCGCTGATTTCTCGCGTTCAGAGGCTGAAAGGTGTGAGTATAACGATTTTTTGGTAGAATGATTAGTGGACATGTTCATCTGCTTTCTATACTGAGTTGGGGAATTCTAGTATATCACGAGCATGTCTTTTTTGTTGCACTTCATTTTACAACACGGGAATATTTATTTTTGGATTGATCGAAAATCCTTTCATGAGCCAGTCTACCTGTTCGGAAGTTAGAGCCTTGACCTCTTCTTCATTGTTTGGCCAGGTCAATTTTCCATTTTCAAAACGTTTGTAAAGTAACCAAAATCCTTGTCCGTTCCAGTAAAGAGCTTTGAATCGGTCTTTTCGACCTCCGCAGAAGAGATAGACCTGACCTGAAAAGGGATCCAGATTGAATTGACTTTTGACAAGGTAGGCGAGAGAATCAATCCCTTGACGCATGTCCGTTTTCCCACAAACCAAGTAGACTTGACCTAAATCACTGAGTCGTATGGTCATAGTGCAGTACCTTATCCAAAATCGTTTCCATTACTTCATAGTTGATAGATTGGAAGAAAGTGACTTCTACTTTTCTGAGACGAATTTTCATCAGAATATCGTTTCTACCTTTCTTCTCAACACGGCGAGATTGGGGAATAGTCAATGGGACGATGGGCTGTGACATAATAAAATCCTCCAGTTATGTTTTTCTAACAGTATACAGGAGGAGGGAGTGATTAGATAGATACCTTGTTATGGGGCGGTTACCCTTGAACATAAAGAAAGAGAGAACGAAGTTCGTCCTCTCTAGATATTAGCTTTTCATCAACCCACTACAGTTGACAAAGAGCCACAGAAAAAGACAAACATCAATCGAGATGTTTGTCTTCATTCTGAAGAGGCAATATGCCTCTTTTTATTGTTACAATTAGTCTTCTTTACGACGACGTTTTGCAGCAAGTCCAAGTGATGCAAGGATCATGCCTGCTCCCATAGCCGCAACTGATGCTGAGTTATCTTCACCTGTGTTTGGAAAGAGTTTCTGCAACATAAGTTGGTTTAGCTGGTGTTTTCTGGTTTGAACTGGAACACCTGGCTGAACTGGAGCTTTTTGGATCAACAGGAGTAACTGGATCTGTTGGATCTTCTGGGGTAACTGGGTCAGTTGGGGTCAACAGGAGTAACAACTTTACGGTAGATGTTGAGTAGTGTTACCATTCTCATCTGTAATAGTCTTACCTGTGAACTCGTATCCTGGGATTGACTTATTAGGTGTTGTACCCTCTTCTTGCGGTTGCCATTGGGTTACCATCTTCGTCAACGTGGTTTGTTACAACTTTCT
This window harbors:
- the tnpB gene encoding IS66 family insertion sequence element accessory protein TnpB (TnpB, as the term is used for proteins encoded by IS66 family insertion elements, is considered an accessory protein, since TnpC, encoded by a neighboring gene, is a DDE family transposase.); the encoded protein is MTIRLSDLGQVYLVCGKTDMRQGIDSLAYLVKSQFNLDPFSGQVYLFCGGRKDRFKALYWNGQGFWLLYKRFENGKLTWPNNEEEVKALTSEQVDWLMKGFSINPKINIPVL
- a CDS encoding LPXTG cell wall anchor domain-containing protein; its protein translation is MLQKLFPNTGEDNSASVAAMGAGMILASLGLAAKRRRKED